Proteins encoded by one window of Zerene cesonia ecotype Mississippi chromosome 8, Zerene_cesonia_1.1, whole genome shotgun sequence:
- the LOC119828779 gene encoding putative leucine-rich repeat-containing protein DDB_G0290503, whose product MSTRSGKRIHSSFIEEEIKISEVLKPKRKTRNNKLKENCDIVETVVKKKHFVRYPSEDDVDSIADWPPEATKSVHKPQRKTLQEINGFGSEDSDIEKKPIRPTRRTKKIEEEIISNEIPLQEVTKKSKKKNKVSLTDGGSKNENGKIKKVSKKKKKKRSSIIEEENDSIEPLNKSNMSVDSFHSAAGSTLENLNNLMNQKGESSPKLLEPFNECHVNKSVSPLKQLEDHKVVNLITINETEQKCINHVEKKIKKKKSKKTSFNTENKDAVEITLSEAPIHTEITEIIHDKKAKKKSKISKNIVATENIETILNSTFEKEKPIGKASVQNSTFEKIIEIPIAKISTEEKVNNQIKRKSSLVLINNSNEMNSSKEQKPNGSLKSLNSTYDKTPDSQKKISNQQETALNTTFEKECTKLDVTFEKDKQNPLNSTFEKSNEKVNLDTTFDKESASSKKSSLLSSDRSIMTDDKSNNSRISISDDSRDNIVNTTPMLIESSLERSFVKQTSPEQDKTESQSKVSPHTPLKREGTFTKESNSPLAKSAEKTPSKRASVASPGRTPFPFSKSSSKDKSMLNVTRSIEKSRRSSLIDLPRATKVMFCSPVNNPVIINQMKGKVIKSNLKGSNKSFVFNESVSDAVPSARKRSYTQSDADDVSVKRKRLADELQQSVDRLSRPRTASASAKLQDTTPSKNTPQKSKEKVSRTKLPNFAALHQKQFSKMESLDECQERKAKRARRMLARADSGGRLPSPIRKDSKAKKTETPVKTRLPTLESLNPGYTRFGFKMNSDVNPFANSTMNGVKTDISTKTNLNSTKIDLNSTKSDIFKISTADANPFMNMTNTHTLKPKRNEMKRQTALPSLAGSTVRKEMAKQTIMREKSFTERANVNRKENRTIIKGVRTNRRFELQMKLRNIN is encoded by the exons atgtctacACGTTCTGGAAAAC gTATTCATAGCTCGTTTATTGAGGAAGAGATTAAAATTAGTGAAGTTCTAAAGCCTAAACGAAAGACTCGTAATAATAAACTCAAAGAAAATTGTGACATCGTGGAAACTGTGGTAAAGAAGAAGCATTTTGTGCGATATCCTTCTGAAGATGATGTTGATAGCATCGCCGATTGGCCACCGGAGGCCACTAAATCAGTGCATAAACCGCAACGAAAAACTTTACAAGAAATCAATGGCTTCGGTTCGGAAGATTCTGATATTGAAAAGAAACCAATAAGACCAACTCGACGCACTAAGAAAATCGAAgaggaaattatttcaaatgagaTTCCTTTACAGGAAGTAACCAAGAAGTCTAAAAAGAAgaataaagtttcattaacGGATGGAGGAAGTAAGAATGAAAatggtaaaattaaaaaagtatctaaaaagaagaaaaagaaaaggtCTTCTATAATTGAAGAAGAGAATGATAGCATTGAGccattaaataaaagcaatatgtCAGTGGATTCATTTCATAGTGCTGCTGGCAGTACTCTggaaaatctaaataatttaatgaatcaGAAAGGAGAATCTTCACCCAAACTGTTGGAACCATTTAATGAATGTCATGTGAATAAAAGTGTTTCACCTTTGAAACAGTTAGAAGACCACAAAgtagttaatttaataactatcAATGAAACTGAACAGAAATGCATCAATCATGtggagaaaaaaattaagaagaaGAAATCTAAGAAAACGTCATTTAATACTGAAAACAAAGATGCTGTTGAAATCACATTGAGCGAAGCACCAATCCATACAGAAATTACAGAAATCATTCatgataaaaaagcaaaaaagaaatcaaaaataagcaaaaacaTTGTTGCtactgaaaatattgaaacaattcTAAACAGTACATTCGAGAAAGAAAAACCAATTGGTAAGGCAAGCGTACAGAATTCTACATTtgagaaaattattgaaataccaATTGCAAAAATATCAACTGAAGAAAAAGTAAACAACCAAATAAAAAGGAAGTCTTCacttgttttaattaacaattctaATGAAATGAATAGCTCTAAGGAACAAAAACCAAATGGTTCTCTTAAAAGCTTAAACAGCACATACGATAAAACGCCCGATtctcaaaagaaaataagtaaTCAACAAGAAACTGCACTTAATACAACATTCGAAAAGGAGTGTACTAAATTGGATGTAACATTcgaaaaagataaacaaaaccCATTGAATTCAACATTTGAGAAATCGAACGAGAAAGTGAACTTAGACACTACATTTGATAAAGAAAGTGCGAGCTCAAAGAAATCATCCTTATTAAGTTCTGACAGATCAATTATGACTGATGATAAGTCAAACAACTCCCGCATAAGTATAAGTGACGATTCAAGAGACAACATTGTTAACACAACTCCAATGCTCATTGAGAGCAGTCTGGAAAGGTCATTTGTAAAACAAACATCACCGGAACAAGATAAAACTGAGAGCCAGTCGAAAGTATCTCCACATACACCTTTAAAACGAGAAGGGACATTTACAAAGGAATCTAATTCTCCGCTTGCAAAGAGCGCAGAGAAGACTCCTTCTAAGCGAGCCTCAGTTGCCTCTCCAGGCCGTACTCCATTTCCATTTTCGAAAAGTTCATCCAAAGATAAGAGTATGCTTAATGTTACAAGATCCATAGAAAAGTCTAGAAGATCGTCCCTCATTGATCTGCCGAGAGCCACAAAGGTGATGTTTTGTAGCCCGGTGAATAATCCGGTGATCATCAACCAGATGAAGGGGAAGGTTATTAAGTCCAATTTGAAAGGGTCTAATAAGAGCTTTGTCTTCAATGAAAGTG TGTCGGATGCGGTACCATCAGCTCGCAAGCGCTCGTACACGCAGAGCGACGCCGATGACGTGAGCGTGAAGCGCAAGAGGCTCGCCGACGAGCTGCAGCAGTCGGTGGACCGCCTGTCCAGACCTAGGACTGCTAGTGCTTCTG CGAAACTGCAAGACACCACACCGTCCAAGAACACACCGCAGAAGTCAAAAGAAAAGGTGTCGCGCACCAAGCTACCCAACTTCGCGGCGTTGCATCAGAAGCAGTTCAGCAAGATGGAGTCGCTGGACGAGTGCCAGGAGCGGAAGGCCAAGCGGGCGCGCAGGATGCTGGCGCGCGCCGACAGCGGGGGGAGACTGCCTAGTCCGATACGTAAAG ATTCGAAAGCAAAGAAAACGGAGACGCCGGTGAAAACGCGGCTGCCGACTCTGGAGTCTCTCAACCCGGGGTACACGCGGTTCGGATTCAAAATGAACTCCGACGTTAACCCGTTCGCCAATTCGACAATGAATGGCGTCAAAACTGACATCTCCACGAAAACTAACCTCAACTCAACGAAAATCGACCTGAACTCAACTAAATCCGACATATTCAAGATTTCGACAGCTGACGCCAATCCGTTCATGAATatgacaaacacacacacactaaaACCGAAGCGAAACGAAATGAAGAGACAAACAGCATTGCCGTCCCTTGCTGGTTCTACGGTGAGGAAAGAGATGGCGAAACAGACGATCATGCGAGAGAAGTCTTTCACGGAGAGGGCAAACGTCAATAGAAAAGAGAATAGGACTATAATTAAAGGTGTCAGAACGAATCGACGGTTCGAATTGCAGATGAAATTAAGGAATATTAATTGA
- the LOC119828454 gene encoding putative tyrosine-protein kinase Wsck yields MTQYQVTSTMERLHLLIAIIIILYSKNALADRGDYIGCYKLSDDVLNTHTGQSVDVCISACEQVFYKYALIGNESTCFCGNSPGQFKIDLDACNTPCPKNETQHCGGENAASIYDTEVTIPGPPMSLEVTNITESTVRVQWTPPQAYTQITGYVIRAIIIKTYADFTIQPLEWRVQNTTLKSELPNLQPGSLYNISVAAMNFEEIGANVTVQTETLIGTPDPSPPDIKVLQRRGDEMLVHVPEARNVNGPVSMYRIIVSIELYQQGIITEKLGNYSYAQEHGLTYYITAELDPDDIKNDFVIGDRTTYNGFYNAPLPLTNEIDVSLGVVSERNHVKKIRYAESTKTIILNINEPEEVSPLVVALGAGIAIGVVLLLIGLGLLIILRKRIHFARLQRGSQSMPLSLSEPCLEIENSGFLIDEEDKVDYYSNLKRNLWNIPRNIIDIDISSVVGLGSYGKFMRGTVQHQGKQTFGLIQVISDRELDKSDKKLMLQELDLLIKSTESENVVSLIGICETSTTLFVVLPDIKANLKDMLLHSRHRDLQNNKFCLLSETRLLQICAAIANGMEYLHSKKIVHKKLSCRNISMAANGVVKVSGFGLSHMRPLHSTPDYTRWTSYEMLRQTRFIPKADVWSFGCLMWEILTLGATPYHHTANNDVGVRVLRGMRPSQPSYVGDELFQICLQCWQVDPDERPTFSALQSELLPFIDGPGTRSLSFTHYNGFNYEPHVPEYEMVS; encoded by the coding sequence atgaCTCAATATCAAGTCACATCAACAATGGAGCGGCTTCATTTGCTTattgcaattataataattctgtATTCTAAAAATGCGTTGGCGGACCGCGGTGACTACATCGGCTGCTACAAACTATCCGACGATGTCCTCAATACGCACACTGGACAATCGGTCGATGTCTGCATTTCCGCATGTGAACaagttttttacaaatatgcgCTCATCGGGAACGAATCTACCTGCTTTTGTGGGAACTCCCCAGGTCAGTTCAAAATTGATTTAGACGCGTGTAACACGCCATGTCCAAAAAACGAAACTCAACATTGTGGTGGAGAAAACGCAGCCAGCATCTATGATACGGAAGTAACTATTCCTGGGCCACCTATGTCACTAGAGGTGACTAATATAACCGAGTCTACAGTTAGAGTGCAGTGGACACCTCCTCAAGCTTATACCCAAATAACTGGTTATGTAATAAGAgccataataattaaaacttatgcTGATTTTACCATACAACCTTTGGAATGGCGTGTGCAGAATACCACTCTGAAAAGTGAACTTCCTAACTTACAACCAGGTTCACTgtacaatattagtgtagcAGCCATGAATTTTGAAGAGATTGGAGCAAATGTGACAGTACAGACTGAAACCTTGATCGGTACACCGGACCCAAGCCCTCCAGATATAAAAGTCCTTCAAAGACGTGGGGATGAAATGTTGGTACATGTTCCTGAGGCAAGAAATGTAAATGGCCCAGTTTCTATGTATAGAATCATAGTGTCCATTGAACTATATCAACAAGGCATAATAACAGAGAAACTCGGAAACTATTCATATGCCCAAGAACATGGTTTAACTTACTATATCACAGCTGAATTAGACCctgatgatattaaaaatgattttgtaaTTGGTGATAGAACTACATACAATGGTTTCTATAACGCTCCATTGCCCCTCACTAATGAAATTGATGTCTCCTTAGGTGTTGTAAGTGAAAGAAACcatgtaaagaaaataagataTGCTGAgtcaacaaaaacaataattctaaatatcaATGAACCAGAAGAGGTGTCACCATTGGTAGTAGCTTTGGGAGCTGGAATTGCAATTGGAGTTGTACTGTTGTTGATAGGGTTAGGACTCCTTATCATTTTAAGAAAGAGAATACATTTTGCTCGCTTGCAAAGAGGCTCCCAGTCCATGCCTCTGAGCCTCAGTGAACCCTGTTTGGAAATAGAAAACTCTGGCTTTCTTATAGACGAAGAAGATAAAGTGGACTATTATAGCAATTTAAAGAGAAACCTGTGGAATATACcaagaaatataattgatattgatatatCAAGTGTCGTAGGACTAGGTAGCTACGGCAAGTTTATGAGAGGCACTGTGCAACATCAGGGTAAACAGACATTTGGACTTATTCAAGTAATATCTGACAGAGAGTTGGATAAGTCTGACAAGAAGCTGATGCTGCAAGAACTTGATTTGTTGATAAAGTCAACTGAAAGTGAAAATGTTGTCTCCTTGATTGGTATTTGTGAAACCAGTACTACACTATTTGTAGTACTCCCAGATATAAAGGCAAACTTAAAAGACATGCTGCTCCACAGCCGGCACAGGGATCTCCAAAACAATAAGTTTTGCCTCCTGTCCGAGACCAGACTACTTCAAATTTGTGCAGCTATCGCTAATGGAATGGAGTATTTGCACAGTAAGAAGATAGTGCATAAGAAACTTAGTTGCCGTAACATTTCGATGGCTGCTAACGGTGTGGTGAAGGTGTCTGGATTTGGATTGTCCCACATGCGCCCACTGCACTCCACGCCGGACTACACGCGCTGGACGTCGTACGAAATGCTGCGACAGACACGGTTCATACCTAAAGCAGATGTCTGGTCGTTTGGCTGCTTGATGTGGGAGATACTAACACTGGGCGCAACTCCGTACCACCACACCGCTAATAACGATGTAGGTGTTCGAGTTCTCCGAGGTATGAGACCATCTCAGCCATCTTATGTTGGTGACGAGCTATTCCAGATATGCTTACAGTGCTGGCAAGTGGATCCTGATGAGAGACCTACCTTTTCTGCCCTGCAGAGCGAGCTATTGCCATTTATCGATGGTCCTGGGACAAGGAGCTTGAGTTTCACACACTACAACGGATTTAATTATGAACCTCATGTACCAGAATATGAGATGGTTTCATAG